The following coding sequences lie in one Arachis ipaensis cultivar K30076 chromosome B05, Araip1.1, whole genome shotgun sequence genomic window:
- the LOC107643138 gene encoding uncharacterized protein LOC107643138 — MAKKGFVVAPPFSYFSIRYRGGDGGRCKQVVYLEHLEDSPVSFSLLRLVKSMVVDTGEEAIVVVLATTAVAWVTWPRRRSRSSGACYSCGGDEPYGQGLQPRRTQMWRHARRWWWQWIR; from the exons atggcAAAAAAAGG TTTTGTGGTTGCTCCtccattttcttatttttcaattcgTTATCGTGGTGGTGATGGAGGGCGTTGTAAACAGGTAGTATATTTGGAACATTTGGAAGATTCTCCAGTAAGCTTCTCG TTGTTACGCTTGGTGAAGAGCATGGTGGTGGATACAGGAGAGGAGGCAATAGTGGTGGTGCTTGCTACAACTGCGGTGGCATGGGTCACATGGCCACGGAGGAGAAG TCGTTCTTCTGGCGCTTGCTACAGCTGTGGTGGGGATGAGCCATATGGCCAGGGATTGCAACCAAGGAGGACGCAGATGTGGAGGCATGCACGGCGATGGTGGTGGCAGTGGATCCGCTAA
- the LOC107643137 gene encoding hexokinase-3 — MAVEMHAGLASEGGSKLKMLLTFVDNLPNGTERGTYYALHLGGTNFRVLRVHLNGQRSSVLEHDVERQPIPEHLMTSTSEELFDFIASSLKEFIAKEGDGSNISTNRRELGFTFSFPVKQMSVSSGILIKWTKGFSVVNMVGRDVAACLQEALARKGLDVHVAALVNDTVGTLALGHYHDPDTVAAIIIGTGTNACYLERIDAIIKCQGLLTASGRMVVNMEWGNFWSSHLPRTSYDIDLDAESPNPNDQGFEKMISGMYLGDIVRRVILRMSMESDMFELISPKLKIPFILRTPLMAAMHEDNSPDLREVARILKEVFEIPEVPMKARKIVVKVCDVVTRRAARLAAAGIVGILKKIGRDGSGGITGGRGRSNTKMRRTVVAIEGGLYSSYSLFSEYLHEALNEILGEEIAKHVIIKVTEDGSGIGTALLAASYSS; from the exons ATGGCTGTGGAGATGCACGCTGGTTTAGCTTCCGAAGGTGGTTCCAAGCTCAAAATGCTTCTCACCTTCGTTGATAATCTCCCCAATGG GACCGAAAGAGGAACATATTATGCACTACATCTTGGGGGTACAAATTTTAGGGTCTTGCGGGTTCATTTAAATGGTCAACGATCTTCTGTCTTGGAACATGATGTAGAAAGACAACCTATTCCTGAACATCTAATGACTAGCACGAGCGAG GAGCTCTTTGATTTTATTGCATCTTCATTAAAGGAGTTCATTGCAAAAGAAGGAGATGGTTCCAATATTTCTACTAACCGAAGGGAACTTGGATTTACTTTCTCTTTTCCCGTAAAACAAATGTCAGTTTCCTCAGGCATTTTAATCAAATGGACAAAAGGTTTTTCCGTTGTAAATATG GTAGGAAGAGATGTTGCTGCATGTTTGCAGGAAGCATTGGCGCGAAAAGGGCTAGATGTGCATGTGGCAGCCTTG GTTAATGACACTGTCGGAACATTAGCTCTTGGGCACTATCACGATCCAGATACTGTTGCTGCAATTATAATTGGTACTGGTACAAATGCCTGCTATTTGGAACGGATTGATGCTATTATCAAATGTCAGGGTCTTCTTACAGCATCAGGACGCATG gtTGTCAACATGGAGTGGGGGAACTTTTGGTCATCTCACTTGCCGAGAACATCATATGACATTGATTTAGATGCCGAGAGTCCTAATCCAAATGACCAG GGTTTTGAGAAAATGATATCAGGAATGTATTTGGGTGATATTGTGAGGAGAGTCATTCTCAGGATGTCAATGGAGTCGGATATGTTTGAACTTATTTCTCCCAAGCTTAAGATCCCTTTCATACTGAG GACTCCTTTGATGGCCGCCATGCACGAGGATAATTCGCCTGACTTGAGGGAAGTAGCAAGAATCCTTAAAGAAGTCTTCGAG ATACCAGAAGTTCCAATGAAGGCAAGAAAAATTGTGGTGAAGGTGTGTGACGTTGTCACCCGTAGAGCGGCTCGATTAGCGGCAGCTGGTATTGTTGGCATCCTGAAGAAGATTGGTAGGGACGGCAGTGGTGGCATTACGGGTGGCCGGGGTAGAAGCAACACGAAGATGAGGCGAACGGTTGTGGCAATCGAAGGAGGGTTGTATTCTAGCTATAGTTTGTTTAGTGAGTACTTGCATGAAGCACTGAACGAGATATTGggtgaagaaattgctaagcatGTAATTATAAAGGTCACAGAAGATGGATCAGGCATTGGAACTGCACTTCTTGCTGCCTCGTATTCATCCTAA
- the LOC107640263 gene encoding uncharacterized protein LOC107640263, whose product MEGLFKDLGYIHWKDFYWKKPDVGGGVALKLLRLDRDVVNMYEDAIRKDDRVVHVYWEHTVDIPTEVEVVDIDAEEVPTSETEPSNVNADSESRAKQKNRRNSYKRPAPSGQIFVQRGIGEAPKIFVPRVTSDSSESDDDDSDLDYHQYESEELHNPYSLDCDNDYEAERIVWPQGNPNAAFGSVHLELGIKFETMDQFKRAVRKFNIQIGRNIMFSRVEPMKCKAIYCEANCPWTIYCSRSNEPKRFQLEEKLRDQRDFKTAEAEAWFRREFNVTINYKKIQRTMKKARENIEGWERKQYAELRDYILALLTANPGATIYMDTIPMPDSLPIFKRLYICFDACKKGFIQGCRPFIGLDGTFLKGYYGGQLLTAVGQDANNQIFPIVYAIVDSETRDN is encoded by the exons ATGGAGGGGTTGTTCAAGGATTTGGGATATATTCATTGGAAGGATTTTTACTGGAAAAAGCCTGATGTCGGAGGTGGTGTTGCTCTTAAGCTACTTAGACTTGATAGGGATGTGGTGAACATGTATGAGGATGCAATTAGAAAAGATGATAGGGTGGTACATGTGTATTGGGAGCATACGGTAGACATTCCAACTGAGGTTGAGGTGGTTGACATAGATGCAGAAGAGGTCCCTACCTCTGAAACAGAACCATCCAATGTAAATGCAGATAGC GAATCAAGAGCAAAacaaaaaaacagaagaaattcTTACAAGAGGCCAGCTCCTAGTGGACAGATCTTTGTGCAAAGAGGCATAGGTGAAGCTCCAAAAATATTTGTCCCTCGTGTAACCAGTGACTCTTCAGAGAGTGATGATGATGACTCTGACCTAGATTACCATCAATATGAGTCTGAGGAGCTGCACAACCCTTATTCATTAGATTGTGATAATGACTATGAGGCAGAACGCATTGTTTGGCCTCAAGGGAACCCGAATGCTGCTTTTGGCTCAGTACATTTAGAGCTGGGGATAAAATTTGAAACTATGGACCAATTCAAAAGAGCAGTTAGGAAGTTTAATATACAAATTGGAAGGAATATCATGTTTAGCCGAGTGGAACCTATGAAATGTAAGGCAATTTATTGTGAAGCCAACTGTCCTTGGACTATCTACTGTTCAAGGTCTAATGAACCAAAGAGATTTCAA CTGGAGGAGAAGTTGAGGGACCAAAGGGACTTTAAAACTGCTGAAGCTGAGGCATGGTTTAGGAGAGAGTTCAATGTAACCATCAACTACAAGAAAATACAGAGGACAATGAAGAAGGCAAGGGAGAATATTGAGGGTTGGGAGAGGAAGCAGTATGCTGAGTTGAGGGATTACATCCTTGCCCTGTTGACAGCTAACCCAGGAGCAACTATTTACATGGACACTATCCCTATGCCTGATTCCCTCCCGATTTTCAAAAGACTCTATATATGTTTTGATGCTTGCAAAAAAGGTTTCATACAAGGTTGCAGACCATTTATTGGACTGGATGGTACATTCCTAAAAGGTTATTACGGTGGCCAATTGCTTACAGCAGTGGGACAAGATGCTAACAATCAGATCTTTCCCATTGTGTATGCAATTGTTGACTCAGAGACAAGAGATAACTGA
- the LOC107643135 gene encoding THUMP domain-containing protein 1 homolog, with protein MAPDAAAAAGKKRKRYLPHNKPVKKKGSYPLRPGVQGFFITCDGGREHQASREAFNILESFYEELVHGENPGAKGLPNKPMNTKITFADSDSSSSDDEAEQQEEEEKGDKTLKTEGKDNDDGDANCGNGAEGKSDALKIDDLEPKIDDSNADPVDKADDDKGEVENKADEPPAMKQCSKTDAPTCNSKEKVEQKSIDRLIEEELEELGDKNKRRFLKLDSGCNGVVFVQMRRKDGDKSPKDIVHQIVTSAASTRKHMSRFILRILPIEVSCYASKEEISRAIKPLVEQHFPVETQNPQKFAVLYEARANTGVDRMEIIDAVAKSVPAPHKVDLSNPDKTIIVEIARTVCLIGVIEKYKEFSKYNLRQLASRKA; from the exons ATGGCGCCCGATGCAGCCGCCGCCGCCGGCAAGAAGAGGAAGCGCTATCTCCCTCACAAT AAGCCAGTGAAGAAGAAGGGTTCATACCCACTGCGTCCCGGCGTTCAAGGTTTCTTCATCACCTGCGACGGTGGTAGGGAGCACCAAGCCTCTCGTGAAGCTTTCAATATCCTTGAATCG TTTTATGAAGAGCTAGTTCATGGGGAAAATCCAGGTGCTAAAGGATTACCTAACAAACCTATGAATACAAAGATTACGTTCGCGGATTCTGATTCTTCTAGTAGTGACGATGAGGCGGAGCAGCaggaagaagaggaaaaggggGACAAAACGCTTAAAACTGAGGGAAAAGATAATGATGATGGTGATGCAAACTGTGGCAATGGAGCTGAGGGAAAATCAGATGCTCTGAAGATCGATGATCTTGAACCAAAGATCGATGATTCCAATGCTGATCCAGTAGACAAAGCTGATGATGATAAAGGAGAAGTTGAAAATAAAGCTGATGAGCCACCAGCCATGAAACAGTGTTCCAAAACAGATGCCCCAACATGCAATTCGAAGGAGAAAGTGGAACAGAAGTCGATTGATAGGTTAATTGAAGAAGAGCTTGAAGAATTGGGAGACAAGAATAAG AGACGATTTCTCAAGCTTGATTCAGGTTGTAATGGTGTTGTATTTGTACAAATGCGAAGGAAAGATGGGGACAAAAGCCCCAAAGATATAGTTCATCAGATAGTGACATCAGCAGCATCGACGAGGAAACATATGTCAAG GTTTATTTTGAGAATTTTGCCAATTGAAGTCTCATGTTATGCTTCAAAAGAGGAAATTTCAAGGGCAATCAAGCCTCTTGTGGAGCAGCACTTTCCAGTGGAAACTCAAAATCCGCAGAAG TTTGCTGTACTGTATGAAGCCCGTGCAAATACTGGTGTTGACAGGATGGAAATCATTGATGCAGTGGCAAAGTCAGTTCCTGCACCTCATAAAGTTGATCTCAGTAATCCTGATAAGACCATAATAGTTGAAATTGCCAGG ACTGTGTGCTTGATTGGGGTCATTGAGAAATATAAAGAATTTTCCAAGTACAATCTGAGGCAGTTAGCATCACGGAAAGCCTGA
- the LOC107643136 gene encoding ubiquitin-conjugating enzyme E2 20 (The sequence of the model RefSeq protein was modified relative to this genomic sequence to represent the inferred CDS: added 53 bases not found in genome assembly): MANVNVHSEAAQDNNIAPSKQPLSLPKTVDSQSVLRRLQSELMALMMSGDSGISAFPEEDNIFCWKGTITGSKDTVFEGTEYKLSLSFPNDYPFKAPKVKFESTCFHPNVDVHGNICLDILQDKWSSAYDVRTILLSIQSLLGEPNISSPLNPQAAQLWSNQEEYRKMVEKLHKLPSA, encoded by the exons ATGGCCAACGTTAATGTTCACTCTGAAGCTGCTCAAGATAACAACATTGCTCCCTCA ATTGCAATCTGAACTGATGGCGCTCATG ATGAGTGGAGATTCAGGTATATCTGCGTTTCCTGAGGAGGACAACATATTCTGCTGGAAAGGGACAATAACAGGAAGTAAAGACACTGTGTTTGAAGGAACTGAGTACAAGTTGTCACTTTCATTTCCAAACGATTACCCTTTTAAGGCTCCAAAGGTCAAATTTGAAAGCACCTGCTTCCATCCAAATGTAGATGTTCATGGTAATATATGCTTGGACATTCTTCAG GATAAATGGTCATCTGCTTATGATGTTAGAACAATTCTGCTATCAATTCAAAGCTTGCTTGGAG AGCCAAATATTAGCTCACCACTGAATCCACAAGCAGCACAGCTTTGGAGCAATCAAGAAG AATACAGGAAGATGGTGGAGAAGCTGCACAAACTTCCTAGTGCTTAA